The following are encoded together in the Lathyrus oleraceus cultivar Zhongwan6 chromosome 3, CAAS_Psat_ZW6_1.0, whole genome shotgun sequence genome:
- the LOC127129854 gene encoding uncharacterized protein LOC127129854: MSDLFMGTLQGTFAERMMGCLVTGFADIVVVGERIESWLRMGKIQGNAPSSGVKKPFDNGQRKKEGVNVISEDKRKIGVTDVDQLRTPMSVVKRHLIKNGVFPGCDNFCAACTVTANGCVMLRETLQKMVDEGSLRFEKVALEKEDVSTITIYFDPVHLSVPADAAPKEDQAAGDITVSKVDNAGLSGFTRSGRLFAPDTLRGGDVEKEQRDKAEALAKAKGKQVVNEGTPRAAQAPVELENEFDAEAEEFLRIIKKSEYKLVDHLQQTPSKISISSLLLSSEGHREALLKILKRAYVSQEITINQLETVVSNVNASHGLGFTDLDLTVDGRNHNQVLHISMECKGAVLSHVLVDTSSSLNVLPKKALAKLDCEGLVLRPTDLVVRAFDGSKRAVFGEVELPVKIGPEVFKSVVRVNYGMRTNYGLKTFGFIT, encoded by the exons ATGTcagatttgttcatgggtactcttcaggggacttttgctgaGAGGATGATGGGATGCCTGGTTACTGGTTTTGCAGATATAGTAGTGGTTGGTGAGAGGATTGAAAGTTGGttgagaatggggaaaatacaaggaaatgctccgtcgtctggagtgAAGAAGCCTTTCGATaacggtcagcgcaagaaggagg GGGTGAATGTAATTTCGGAGGATAAGAGAAAAATCGGGGTGACagatgtggatcagttgaggactccaatgtctgtggtcaagagacatctgATAAAGAATGGAGTTTTTCCTGGTTGTGATAATTTTTGTGCTGCTTGTACTGTAACTGCAAATGGGTGTGTAATGTTGAGGGAGACGCTTCAGAAAATGGTGGATGAGGGAagtctccgatttgagaaagttgcTTTGGAGAAGGAGGATGTTTCAACAATAACCATTTATTTCGATCCTGTCCACTTGTCAGTGCcggcagatgcggctcca AAGGAAGATCAGGCTGCAGGTGATAtcaccgtttcaaaggtggacAATGCCGGActtagtggtttcactcgtagtgggaGGTTGTTTGCGCCTGATACGTTGAGAGGTGGGGATGTAGAAAAAGAACAGAGAGATAAGGCTGAGGCTTTAGCCAAGGCAAAAGGAAAGCAGGTGGTGAATGAGGGTACTCCTAGAGCGGCACAGGCGCCTGTTGAGCTGGAAAATGAGTTTGACGCTGAAGCTGAGGAGTTTTTGAGGAttatcaagaagtctgagtacaaacttgtaGATCATTTGCAACAGACTCCATCCAAAATTTCGATCTCATCTTTGCTATTGAGTTCAGAAGGTCATAGAGAAGCTTTGTTAAAGATATTGAAAAGGGCCTACGTCTCGCAGGAGATTACAATCAATCAATTAGAGACAGTGGTatcaaatgtcaatgccagccatgggttgggtttcactgatctcgaTCTTACTGTGGATGGGCGCAATCACAATCAGGTACTgcacatttcgatggagtgtaaaggagctGTGCTTTCGCATGTTCTGGTTGATACGAgctcgtcactcaatgtgttgcctaagaaggccttGGCTAAATTGGACTGTGAGGGATTGGTTTTGAGGCCCACTGATCTGGTGGTTAGAGCGTTTGATGGCTCTAAaagggctgtgtttggggaagttgaGCTCCCCGTAAAGATTGGTCCTGAGGTGTTCAA